Genomic DNA from Theobroma cacao cultivar B97-61/B2 chromosome 3, Criollo_cocoa_genome_V2, whole genome shotgun sequence:
tactCGAAGTTTGTGACTTTACAATCGACACCGTTCTCTCAAAACCCCTGGCTTGGGTTCAAGTCAAACAACTCGGCAGACACAATCCATTGCCATCTTTAATCTCAATTATGGTTTATATGGTTATTATGAAGGACATATCTAGAGAACTGTTCATGGTTCATAGTAAGGGCCCCCCGACAAATAAACAGTGCAACTGTTTAATCAAGGAGACATCTTAGCTCTATTCTGATTACTCAAATCCAATGCTTCACTTTCAATCTTTCATCAAATGGATATTGACATTTACACAGGACAATATAGGACCCGCCCGTCTTAACGTTTTGACTCATAATTTCTCGAATTCCAAAAAGCCACAAAATTTCTGCATCGTTACCTAGTGACTAACATGATTAAAGAAACATCATCTGCTTCTTGTCAACTTTGCTTAAAATGAGAGGgaaatgtttgattttttagCATGGAAGCATGGGTTTCCGTAAGTTATAGCTAGCATGCGTATAATCAAGTAGTATTTATCAAGTATTTAAGTATATGAAACCTTCCCCGCCCCTCCCCCCCCTTTTTAATTAGGCTGGTGGGTATACAGAAATgataatctttttttctttctcttaatAGAAAGGGGTTTGATCTAGTgcgttttttttctttctgaaaGTTAAGAGATTGATTAATAGAAAGGGATTTGATCTAGTGTtagtttaaaaatttcatgtaTATGTTAAATCGAGAGTTCCACTCTCATATTTAATTGAGGAAATGATCACCAAAAATGGGCTTCTAACGCATAATCAAGAATTGACGTTAATTTCCTGGATAAAGTAGTTTGAAACAGTTGTCtgaaagaaggaagaagaaggaaagaaaagaaaaacaatatataaaagaaaaaagggcaGAGGAACAAACAGGAAGCTGAGAGAACATCTCAAAGAAGTAGTGTTACAAACAAGCCAATATTACATCATTTCTATCTATATACCACAGCAGCACTCGTAAGCAAAGCAATATTGGAACCCTAATCAGAGGCTTAAAtccaaaaatttaattacgTGTTGGAAATCTCTGTATCATATTCATGAAAATCCTGGTTTTTGTTTTCCCATATATTGTCTTTATTTAACATTATGTGAAAATTCTTTCCAAGGCAGACAATAATGCACAGAAAGATGCATTAAATGCCGCCTAGGcctacttctttttctttccttttctgtttctttcttcattttcaaactCGCTTCCTTCTTTTCTAGCCCACATTTAGTGACAATGATCGCAAGACCAAAAATAGGATCTCCTAGCAGCATTATTAGAAAAATCGATATGAATTAATAGCTCCACAAGCTTTCTCCATCGGAGTTCTCCGGCGAGTCATCGGATGGCGTCGAGCTTATTCTCGGCGGTGACACAAGAAGTCCCTCCGCCATGTCCACCAGCAAATTTGGCAGGTTCAGAAGGGCATCCTCGTCCACGTATTCTTGTGTCgtcatttcttcatttttggcCTGATGACCTGTTCCTAGATTAATCTCACTTGTTGTTTCAGCCTTTTTTAGTAAAGCAGCTGCTGCAGCTGCTTTACGTATATCCGCGGACGATGTGGAAGCAGGAAGCGGATACGAAGCAACAGAGCCAGGGAAGTTAACAGCAGCCTCGCCGCCTTTTAGGGCTAGGGCAGCCACATCATAGGCAGCCGCAGCCATTTCTGGCGTTGGGTACGTACCGAGCCATATACGCGTAGTTTTGCGTGGTTCACGGATTTCGGACACCCATTTGCCGCTCCGGCACCGGATTCCACGATACATTGGGTGTTTCCCGGAGGAGCTTGAGGCCATATTGGATTTGGGAGCAGTGGGAGGCAATTTGTCACACGTGGGAGATGGGCTATCGCACGTGTGAGTATTTGTTGGGAGGGGGTGTGGGACTTGGATGTTTGGGTCTTGTAAGGATGATGATGGTACGGGCGAGTGAGAGTAAGGTTGGTCTAATTGAGGCACGTTGGTGGGATTATTAGGGTCAGCCATATATAACCCAAGGCAGGGGAAGGATAAAGACTTTTATAGAAAGAAAGGTTAATCTATGGTATTGGTGGTGGGTATTTAATGGAATGCCGAATTGTTTAAGTGTATAGTGTCTCTGTTAGTACTCTAAAAAAGGCGAAAACGTGGGGATTTCGGGGGTCAGATCGTGGCTCCCAGTTGTGTTTCAAGACCTTTCTAGGGTTTTGGTCTTTCAGAGTATGAAGTGGAAAACGATAGTTTGAAGGGGGCGGATGCTgttgttttttcctttgatgAAAACTTTGGGGGTTTAATATCCACACGCCTTGGTACTCAGCAACAGAGCTATTACTTAGCTGTTCTCTATACATTCGGATAGTGCCCCATCAACTCTTCAAAAATCTCCCTCCCTTGGCTGCTGCACACGCTCACAGTACACACGCAAAAATTTTTTAGTGGATTTTTAGCCTTGCCTAGCTAAGCTTAATTTGTTTCTATGCGTATGAGTTTTACATATCAGATATTGAGAAAAAGAGTAGTGGGACGCAGTAGGGCACACTCCATTGGTTATATTACTAGGTTGAAGCTCAAAAGTTCTTGGATTAATGTAGAGTTTATGAATTGATGAGTGATTGATATAATTGGTTGCTCATATACACGCATGTTGTGCAAAGCTAGCTAGCTATAGCGTTGCGGCAAAGCCATGTTTGAACTACCTTGTCAATTAAATCTTATGTCCAGTGTGGTACTTAAGGTAATTAATTCTATTGATAATCAgaaaaattttagtaattatttacaatttaaatGCTCAAACAACAATGCAGTCATAGGTTTTAAATAGATAGTATGACAAATAAGAAGTCCTGATCCAAGTTTTACCTATCTTTCGAGGGTCATGTTGAAatagttttttaattaattacttacTTCAGTTGTCAAAGACTTGGAGGatagaaagaaaatattttgacAGGGTTCTTGACGCGCCAACAAAACCAATAGTTCCtctaatcaaattaattaatcaattgaCTAGACTGGTGACAAGTAAATTTTCCTGCTTCTATTGATTAATCTGTTTACCTAATATTTGGAACATCTGATCATCTGCAGAATTTCCAGCTCGATCTCATGATGAATTAGGTTAAATATGGCCAAAATCAAGTTACATTAATTCCTAAGACCAGgtataaaaaaacaaagttgTTCGATAAGTGCCTAAGAATTTTGCGGCATATAATTGTCAAATTGAAGCGTGTGATGACAAAAATCTATTTCTGTATCAGACGAAATGAATGCCCACCACTACATGGTCCCATTTCATGTTTGAATCTTACCCCAAAAAGCGATAGATGGAAAttccaaacaaaaattaaaccCATATATTTGTCTGGTCAGGTGGCTCCTATATGTGAATTCCCTCGGATGAGATTTGGCCAGCAAGGTCTGGTCTGGTTCCATGCATGTCTAGGAGAAAGCGAGCCCACAATGTGTCTTTGTACTCGCACAAGGTTTTGCTGTTTAATTTTGAGttccactttttttttttactgttcATTTTCATGGAATCCTTGCTATATCCTTTTCATGTACTATATATCTACACAAAATTATTGGAAGATATATATTAGATATAGGatcttttcactttttcaaaaaaataactttggaTTTGAGGTTTTTATGAACCATTCGGATGAACCTATGAAACCCCTTTTTGTTGTTTGACCTCAAAAAACATATGTACTTAATAAATTGGGACAAAAAAATGTGAAAGACAAGATTGCAGTGCAGGCGTAAAGGATGTGCTTACTGAAACTATTGTTTGTAAGAAAACGacgaatttttttcttttcgaaaaaaaaattaaaacgaaaagagagaaaatataaGGTACAGTTTtctaatgttaaaaaaaaaaaaaaaaatctttcttgCAGAGAAAAAGGACTTTGAGGTTGTTCCTGATGTCGCCTGACCACTAATCACAGTGCTTGAGTGACAGCAACTTGTCTGAACTTCAGAACAACGAGCCCTCTTTCCATCAGCCAATAAACGAACACTTTTATGATATGTAGTAATTCCAGGCTAGTTTTTCCAATCATCATACGAATTCCATACCCTTTAAAGGATAACATAAGCATAAGCAGGAGTCATTACGCATTATATATAATGTAACCCACCATATTAATTAAGCAAATTATCTCCTCTACATAAGACAGAAATTGCCAAAGAACAAACAGGATCCTAcaaattaaattcttaactcCATTCTTTGCACTCTGTTGTAACTGACATTTTTGATACCCTTCTTTTGGTccagaaatttttttttaaaaggtagaaataaaaaattttaaaaaatgtattttgATGTAAAAGTGAATAATATTTGGAAGTAcataaaatatgtaatttttataactttatatataattttattttttagtagcttttgaaaagaaaaaagaaaaaaattaagtagcACAAGTCTTTAATGAAATGCAccctaaattattttttggttaCTTGTCAAAATCTAGCTGAAGCAATATTAAGGTCAAGTTTCTCCTCCCCCCAACAATCTTTCTTGATCAGTTATCAGTAGACACAGCTGATTTCTACTGAAACATGAAAAACATCGGTTCAATAAACCAACTCAAAAGTCAAACTTCTGTTgacaaaataaatcataagatcaaaaaaGTAGGCCACATCAATGTACGAAAATCTGAAGCCCATGCTGTGTTCCAATCTGCTCAAAATTTATTCACATGCAGCTTCAAAATATCAACCCCCTTATAGAAAAGGTGACTGTGACGGATAGACTTAGTCAAGGGTTGAATCTATAAGAATTTGTAAAATAcaagaattttctttttgtcaatTTCACCTTCATTCAACCATAATAGGAGACTTGAAACTGAAGTGTGAGCCTTGGCCTTGACATTGTCGGTCGTTAGTCCCCTGGAATTATATATCATTTTCTAAGTAAGTACTTAACCCACTCTCtttgaatgttaaaaataGATGCTTTTGATACAACAACAGTGTCCTATATATCCCATTTTACGTATCATATAATATCCACACTTAATCAAATGCTAATCTcagaatttcattttttaaaatttttttaaaaaaaattaaagcaacaATCTGCCCATCGTTTGGCTAAAAAAGTGTGAATAAATAAACTGTTGAGATATTTTCAACGATTCTTTGGAAGAGATTTGTTATCCAAATCCGGAGTGAGTATAGGACGTCCTTTCGCACACATATTGAAGCCGCTTCTCATCCTCACTTCTTTATTATCTCTTCTTCATTTCATTCTTTCTGCGTTTCTCTGGAGTTGCCTCCTTTTGCTAACCGACTCTTTAGTTCATTTGCGACGATGGCTGGTGGAGGGATGCCTTCAGCCGGTTCCGTGAAAAATTATCCTGGAAATTTCACTTCCAAGGTCTTATCTACTTGCATTATCGCCGCTACAGGTGGTTTGATCTTTGGTTATGATCTTGGTATTTCAGGTAAATGTTATTCCTTTAAAACGATCTTTTGTCAGGGTTTTTACTTACCCTTTCCCATCTTCAAACCAtttatgtttatgttattGCTTGGATTGTAGGTGGAGTTACATCCATGGACccttttttggaaaaattctTTCCGGAAGTTTACAAGAAGGAAATATCGACTAAACCTTCGGATGATCAATACTGCAAGTTTGACAGCCAAGTACTAACGCTGTTTACATCTTCACTGTATTTGGCTGCTCTTTTTTCGGCCACGGTAGCAGCCAAGATAACCCGAGCGTGTGGAAGGAAGATGACGATGATGTTCGGAGGTTTACTTTTCGCCGGCGGTGCCGTTCTCAATGGCTTTGCTGAAAACATTGCCATGCTTATTGTTGGTCGGATGTTGCTCGGTTTCGGCATTGGATTTGCTAATCAGGCACCTACCATagccaattttttttcttctttattccATTTCTTTACATCTTGATTTCTTTAGATATATTCATGTTGTTGTtcattcattcttttttttttttctaatttaattaCCATCACATGATATTATAACAATGCATGTCATATAGAACTAAAGTCAATTATTTGTTCACTTTTAGAGgcttaaattattattttggaaagattttcattacattaaatttaagtttttaacTTGGTCAATACTAAAAGATCTTTCTCGATTAATAAAGTCATAGAATGCATTATTCTTGTACTAGTAAGAATATCCttactcattttttttaaataatgataTCAATATCAGATTTTGGCAAAagggttttctttttaatcaaGGTTTTGTACGCATATATTTGAGACTTTTTTTGTTTGCTCAAACAAAATCCATTTTGAGattagaaattaattttgtttgattagATTGGTATGATGAATCAATGTGAAGATATTTAACGATAGTCAAGATCACAACATAACTTTCATGCAGATATTGTAATGCAAACATTCAATAACGatggttttgattttattttatgcagTCCGTCCCGATATATTTGTCTGAAATTGCCCCCTTTAAATATCGAGGCGCGATGAACATCATGTTCCAAATGTCAATTACCATAGGTATATTTGTCGCCAACTTGTTGAACTACTTCTCTGCTAAGATTAAAGCTGGCTGGGGTTGGCGCTTGAGCTTGGGTGGAGCTGTTGTCCCTGgtttgatcatttttttcaGTTCCTTTTTCCTCTCTGACACACCAAACTCTTTGCTTGAACGCGACAAATTTGACGAGGCTAGAGTTCTGCTAAAAGAAATCCGTGGTGTTGACAATGTTGATGAGGAGTTCAATGATTTGTGCGCAGCTAGTGAGGCGTCCAAGTTGGTGAAAAGCCCTTGGAGAGATATTTCCAAAAGGAAGTACAGGCCTCAACTCAGCTTTGCTGTCTTAATTCCTTTCTGTCAGCAATTCACTGGCATGAATGTGTTTGTGTTCTACGCTCCTGTTCTGTTCAAGAGCATGGGATTTGGTAACAACGCGTCCCTCATGTCCTCAGTGATCACTAGCATTATTAATGCTTTGGCAACAGTTGTTTCGATCATCTGTGTTGATAAGTTTGGAAGGAGGACGCTTTTCCTCGAGGGTGGTCTTCAAATGTTATTATGTCAGGTAAATGAATGattctttttcatcttctgATCCTTTTTCTTCTGGATTAATTTTCACTGATCCCTCAAAAATACAGAGATACGACTTCTTATCCTTTCCAAATCTCCTTTTATATGTATGTGTAGATTGTTATGACCGGTTTAATTGCTTACAAGTTTGGTACGAGTGGAAACCCTGGTGAACTGCCCATGTGGTTCTCAATTTTGGTGGTAGCATTCATGTGCATTTACATTGCCGCCTATGCCTGGTCATGGGGTCCTCTAGGTTGGCTAGTGCCCAGTGAAATATTCCCACTTGAAGTCCGTTCCGCTGCTCAATGTATCACTGTCTCCGTCAACATGTTTTGCACCTTCGTCTTAGCGCAAATCTTCACCGCCATGCTTTGCCAATTGAAATTCggcttcttcatcttctttgcCTGTTGTGTCGTGGCGATGAGCATCTTCATCTATATGTTCCTGCCTGAGACAAAGGGAGTCCCCATTGAAGAAATGACCATTGTCTGGAAAAAGCACCCTTATTGGAGAAAGTTTCTCCCTACCGATGAAGATCAAGATTGTGAGATGGCAAAGAAGGGACGATCTCTCTAAAGCTTGGTTGTGGAGTACACTGGATGCTTTTCTTTGCCttcttttttaactttattaGTTTCGTTCTTGGTTTTgcgtaaatttttttaattttgcgATTTTCTCTAGTCATTGTTTTTGTTAGAACAAAACTTAAGTAAGTTTCTTTATGTCAAATTTGTGAGATATTTTCATCtaacataattaaataaaaattaaatttaaaaataaaaacgaataaattattaaaattgtataagatgataaaaaatatgtataaaaattttaatgaatcattattttatatgtaaggtttatatttgatacatATTATAACTCTATATGTACTCTATTACTTAACTGAGCTAAAATTTTCAGTGTTTGTTAACAATATTCCTGACAAAGTTCATTGGAGGTGGTTGTGAGATCTTTCAGCAAGTTGGCAGAGTGATTGATGCTCTTATCATGAAGAAGAGGGAAGAAATTTGGCTTTGTTAGGTTTGAATATCTGTCTGAAGTGAGAAGAGCAAGTGAGAGATTGAAGGTTAATCGTAGATTGGGAGTAAATTTAGTCAGGAATGGTGggagagatttttttttttaatttttaagaggAAGCAAGTTTGAACAAAATAGGGAGCtttaaaaccattaaaaagGTTACTTTCAGCCACATCAGAAGAGAAATGAACTCACTAGCAGACGGTCTGGCCAAAGCTGGAGTCTTGAGGGATGCTAATTTCAGTGCCCACTTTGTTCTTCACCAAAGGGATGGAAATTTCGAACCTCCTGAGGATCTTTTATAAACGGTTATGAGGTTGACTGTCATGTAGAGCAGACCTTTTGATGGGTTGTTTGTGGGGTTATTGTGCTGGTTTATTTCTCCTTTCTGTTCTGTTGGCACATCAAGTACGTTTGATGTTTGCCAGTCCTCACCAGGAGGACCCTTTTTTAGCTTAAGCCCTAAGTGGCTCTGCAGTACAAAGTCTCTTTTATGAGACAATGCTCAATATAACTTTGcctttcaaaaagaaaacaaaataggGAGCTAAAGAATACAAGATTTGAAAGGAGAAGTGATCAGATTAAAAACCAAGGAGAGAAGAAGGCATCATCACAGACTAGAAAAATGTCATATGTTCAGGCTTTAAAGGTGAAAAAGGAAAGCAAAGCAGACTGAAATCGACGTTGAACAACATTTGAACAAAGACAAAGCAGTAGAGAGATTacctcttttttttgttaagcCAAGCATttcattgataagaaaaaaaatggtaa
This window encodes:
- the LOC18606451 gene encoding sugar carrier protein C, which encodes MAGGGMPSAGSVKNYPGNFTSKVLSTCIIAATGGLIFGYDLGISGGVTSMDPFLEKFFPEVYKKEISTKPSDDQYCKFDSQVLTLFTSSLYLAALFSATVAAKITRACGRKMTMMFGGLLFAGGAVLNGFAENIAMLIVGRMLLGFGIGFANQSVPIYLSEIAPFKYRGAMNIMFQMSITIGIFVANLLNYFSAKIKAGWGWRLSLGGAVVPGLIIFFSSFFLSDTPNSLLERDKFDEARVLLKEIRGVDNVDEEFNDLCAASEASKLVKSPWRDISKRKYRPQLSFAVLIPFCQQFTGMNVFVFYAPVLFKSMGFGNNASLMSSVITSIINALATVVSIICVDKFGRRTLFLEGGLQMLLCQIVMTGLIAYKFGTSGNPGELPMWFSILVVAFMCIYIAAYAWSWGPLGWLVPSEIFPLEVRSAAQCITVSVNMFCTFVLAQIFTAMLCQLKFGFFIFFACCVVAMSIFIYMFLPETKGVPIEEMTIVWKKHPYWRKFLPTDEDQDCEMAKKGRSL
- the LOC18606450 gene encoding ethylene-responsive transcription factor ERF027, which codes for MADPNNPTNVPQLDQPYSHSPVPSSSLQDPNIQVPHPLPTNTHTCDSPSPTCDKLPPTAPKSNMASSSSGKHPMYRGIRCRSGKWVSEIREPRKTTRIWLGTYPTPEMAAAAYDVAALALKGGEAAVNFPGSVASYPLPASTSSADIRKAAAAAALLKKAETTSEINLGTGHQAKNEEMTTQEYVDEDALLNLPNLLVDMAEGLLVSPPRISSTPSDDSPENSDGESLWSY